From Fusobacterium varium:
AACAAGACAAGAAGGAAGTGTAGATGCAACAAGGTATGGAGTAAACTTAATGTACAGATTCTAAAAAAACAGGGAGCTCAGCTCCCTGTTTCAGATTGTAGACCAATGACTGGATAAGTTTATTTGTTTATTCAGTCATTTTTATTTTACTATTGATATTTCATCTCCAACTTTTACTATTCCGCCTTTTAAAACAACAGTAAAGATTCCTTCCCTAGGCATAATACAATCACCTACAGTGTGGAATATAGCACAATGTGAATGACATTCTTTTCCTATTTGAGTGACTTCAAGTAGGATTTTCTCATTAATTTTTAATTTTGTTCCAATAGGAAGTTTTGCTAAATCAATTCCTTCAACTATAAGATTTTCTCCAAAATCTCCTTGATCAACATTTCCACCTTTTTTTATAAAATCAGATATTTTTTCATTTGAAAGCAGACTGACTTGTCTATGCCAATTGCCAGCATGAGCATCATTTTTAAGTCCATGATTTTCTATTAATATTCCCTCTTTTATATTTACTTTCTGAGTTCCTTTTTTTTCACTTATGCATACAGCTAAAATTTTTCCCATTTAGAAATTTATCCTCCTATTTGATTCATTTTTCTTTTATCTATATTTTCTTTGATATCTTCATCCATATTATGATGTTCAGGTTTATTGTATATAGCATTGAAAATAATTTTTTCCAATTCACGATCATCTATTTTACTTCTTGTGATACTTTTCAAATCAATTCCTTTATTCCAATGAAGACATAATTTTAAAAATCCATCAGGAGTCAATCTTATTCGATTACATTTGTCACAAAAGTTATGTGATAATGGAGTTATAAATCCTATATTTCCCTTTGAAAAACAACTTTTAAAATATTTAGCTGGACCAGAACCAATTCTTTCTTTTACAGGGAAAAGAGTTCTTTCTTTTTTTATTATTTCAATAACTTCATCATTGGATACTGAAGTAAAGCTTTTTCCTTCACCAATTGGCATAAGTTCAATAAAACGAATATCTACTGGATATTTTTCACTAAATTTAACAAAATCCATAATTTCATTATCGTTTTTCCCTTTAATAAGTACTATATTTATTTTTATTCTTTCTATACCTGAGTCTAATGCTTTAAAAATATTTTTAATAACTTGATTAAATGAACCACCTCTTGTAATTTCATTATATAAAATTGGATTTAAAGTATCTAAACTTATATTTATTTTTTTTACTCCATTTTTTATAAGAGAATCAAAATTTTCTTCAAGAAGTAAACCATTAGTTGTAAGACTTATTTCTTCAATATTTTTAATAGAATGGAGATTTTCAAGTATCTCCATAAAATTTTTTCTTACTAAAGGTTCTCCTCCAGTGAGACGAATTTTTTTTATTCCAATTTTACTGAAAATTTTTACTATTCTTTTTATTTCTTCAACAGTAAGAAGTTCCTCTTTTGGAAGAAAATTCATATTTCTTTCACTCATACAGTATTGACACCTGAGATTACATCTATCAGTGATGGAAAGTCTCAAATATTCTATTTCTCTTCCTATTTTATCTATCATAATATTCCCTCATTTTCTAAAAAATAACTATTATTGCTTTTTAATATATCATAACATATTTTTAGGAATTTTATAAAAATAATTTTGGTTGACAATAACTGGTTTCTGGATTATCCTTTAAATAAAGAAATTTAGAAAATATAAGGAAGAGAATGATTATGAAAGAAAGAAATGATATCATTGTAGTAAGAGGTGGAGGAGATATAGCCAGTGGAGCTATCCAAAAACTTTATAGAAGCGGATTCCAAGTTCTTGTATTAGAAACAGAAAAGCCATCGGCAATTAGAAGAAAAGTTGCTTTTTGTGAAGCTATTTATGAAAATGAAATTGAAATAGAAGGTATAAGAGCTAAATATGTAGCTGATGAAAAAGAAATAGAAAAATGCTGGGAAGAAAATATAATTCCTGTAATGACTGATTCAAGAGGAAAAATAATAGAAAAACTTAAACCCACAGCAGTAATTGATGGAATACTTGCCAAGAAAAATTTTGGAACTAAAAGAACTATGGCACCAATAACTATCGCTTTAGGTCCTGGATTTTCTGCTCCAGAAGATGTAGATATAGTAGTTGAAACTATGAGGGGACATAATTTGGGAAGGCTTATAACAGAGGGAACTGCCAGTGCTAATACAGGTATTCCAGGAATAATAGCAGGAATAGGGAAAGAAAGAGTAATTTATAGTGAATTTAATGGATATATAAAAAATATAGAAAAAATTGGAAGTGTAGTAGAAAAAGGAGATATAATTGCTGTAGTAGGAGAGAATCATATCTATTCTCCAATTTCAGGAGTTTTAAGAGGAATAATAAGAGATGGATATAAAGTTTCTGAAGGATTAAAAATAGCAGATGTAGATCCACGAATAGAAGAAAAGGAAAATTGTTTCACTATTTCAGATAAGGCTAGGAATATAGGCGGAGCTGTATTGGAAGCTGTTCTTTATTTGAAAAAGATAAAGGGAGTATGATATGATAGAAGAAAAAATATTAAGTGAGGCATATAAAAGGATATCTCAAGGGAAAAGAGTGGCATTAGTAATGGTAA
This genomic window contains:
- the moaA gene encoding molybdenum cofactor biosynthesis protein produces the protein MIDKIGREIEYLRLSITDRCNLRCQYCMSERNMNFLPKEELLTVEEIKRIVKIFSKIGIKKIRLTGGEPLVRKNFMEILENLHSIKNIEEISLTTNGLLLEENFDSLIKNGVKKINISLDTLNPILYNEITRGGSFNQVIKNIFKALDSGIERIKINIVLIKGKNDNEIMDFVKFSEKYPVDIRFIELMPIGEGKSFTSVSNDEVIEIIKKERTLFPVKERIGSGPAKYFKSCFSKGNIGFITPLSHNFCDKCNRIRLTPDGFLKLCLHWNKGIDLKSITRSKIDDRELEKIIFNAIYNKPEHHNMDEDIKENIDKRKMNQIGG